In one window of Thermus aquaticus DNA:
- a CDS encoding class I SAM-dependent methyltransferase: protein MGLSLAEYHRLTPLPYPGGVLYVKPGARGYRDPVYELLQRHVAPYGGRALDLNPGVGWGSLPLEGLMEVERLETSRAAFRCLERSGLRARLAPPWEAEEGAYDLVVLALPAGRGSQYVALSLLAAARALRPLGRVYLAGDKNKGFERYFREAKALLGYGEVVAREGAYRVALLEKEKAPPPPPPLWQSFQARILGQAYTFYHLPGVFSAGRVDKASLLLLEALVTAVPSLKGRRVLDLGAGYGALTLPLARLGAEVTAVEDDLVSVLSLRRSLEENGLEARALHSDVDEALTPEERFDIIVTNPPFHVGGAVILDVAQAFVETAAARLKPGGGFFLVANPFLKYESLLEARFGNFKTLLVREYKVLFAKKEGGR from the coding sequence GTGGGCCTTAGCCTAGCCGAGTACCACCGCCTCACCCCCCTGCCCTACCCCGGGGGGGTGCTCTACGTGAAGCCCGGGGCCCGGGGCTACCGGGACCCGGTCTACGAGCTATTGCAAAGGCACGTGGCCCCCTACGGCGGGAGGGCTTTAGACCTGAACCCGGGGGTGGGCTGGGGAAGCCTGCCCCTGGAAGGCCTGATGGAGGTGGAGCGCCTGGAGACCTCCCGGGCCGCCTTCCGCTGCTTGGAGCGAAGCGGGTTGCGCGCCCGCCTGGCCCCCCCCTGGGAGGCGGAGGAAGGGGCCTATGACCTGGTGGTCCTGGCCCTGCCGGCGGGCCGGGGCTCCCAGTACGTGGCCCTAAGCCTCCTGGCCGCCGCCCGGGCCCTGAGGCCTTTGGGCCGGGTCTATCTGGCGGGGGACAAGAACAAGGGCTTTGAGCGCTACTTCAGGGAGGCCAAGGCCCTCCTGGGCTACGGGGAGGTGGTGGCCCGGGAAGGCGCCTACCGGGTGGCCCTCCTGGAGAAGGAGAAGGCCCCTCCCCCCCCTCCCCCCCTGTGGCAGAGCTTCCAGGCCCGGATCCTGGGCCAGGCCTACACCTTTTACCACCTCCCCGGGGTCTTCTCCGCCGGGCGGGTGGACAAGGCCTCCCTCCTCCTTCTGGAGGCCCTGGTTACGGCGGTCCCCTCCCTAAAGGGCAGGCGGGTCCTGGACCTGGGGGCCGGGTACGGGGCCCTCACCCTGCCCCTGGCCCGCCTGGGGGCCGAGGTGACGGCGGTGGAGGACGACCTGGTCTCGGTGCTCTCCTTGAGGCGGAGCCTGGAGGAGAACGGCCTCGAGGCCCGGGCCCTTCACTCGGACGTGGACGAGGCCTTGACGCCGGAGGAGCGATTTGACATCATAGTTACGAACCCCCCCTTTCACGTGGGGGGCGCGGTCATCTTAGATGTGGCCCAGGCCTTCGTGGAAACGGCGGCGGCTCGGCTGAAGCCGGGCGGTGGGTTTTTCCTGGTGGCTAACCCCTTTCTCAAGTACGAGAGCCTGCTGGAGGCGCGCTTCGGCAACTTCAAGACCCTCTTGGTGAGGGAGTACAAGGTGCTTTTCGCCAAGAAGGAGGGAGGACGTTGA
- the rpoD gene encoding RNA polymerase sigma factor RpoD, translated as MKKSKSKKKAAKAQEVEVKEPVKEPEPLPELEAAEDLQDLPEPDPELLASEPELEDLADPLDLEGPLEADLLPEEGLLEEEEEELSLPKVSTSDPVRQYLHEIGQVPLLTLEEEIDLARKVEEGMEAIKKLSEATGLDQELIREVVRAKILGTARIQKIPGLKEKPDPKTVEEVDGKLKSLPKELKRYLHIAREGEAARQHLIEANLRLVVSIAKKYTGRGLSFLDLIQEGNQGLIRAVEKFEYKRRFKFSTYATWWIRQAINRAIADQARTIRIPVHMVETINKLSRTARQLQQELGREPSYEEIAEAMGPGWDAKRVEETLKIAQEPVSLETPIGDEKDSFYGDFIPDENLPSPVEAAAQSLLSEELEKALSKLSEREAMVLKLRKGLIDGREHTLEEVGAYFGVTRERIRQIENKALRKLKYHESRTRKLRDFLD; from the coding sequence TTGAAAAAGTCCAAGAGCAAGAAGAAGGCGGCCAAGGCCCAGGAGGTGGAGGTGAAGGAACCCGTCAAGGAGCCCGAGCCCCTCCCCGAGCTGGAGGCGGCCGAGGACCTCCAGGACCTCCCCGAGCCCGACCCCGAGCTCCTGGCCTCGGAGCCCGAGCTGGAGGACCTGGCCGATCCTTTGGACCTCGAGGGCCCCCTGGAGGCCGATCTCCTGCCCGAGGAGGGGCTTTTGGAGGAGGAAGAGGAGGAGCTTTCCCTCCCCAAGGTCTCCACCTCCGACCCCGTGCGCCAGTACCTCCACGAGATCGGCCAGGTGCCCCTCCTCACCCTGGAAGAGGAGATTGACCTGGCCAGGAAGGTGGAGGAGGGCATGGAGGCCATCAAGAAGCTCTCCGAGGCCACGGGCCTAGACCAGGAACTCATCCGCGAGGTGGTGCGGGCCAAGATCCTGGGCACGGCCCGGATCCAAAAGATCCCCGGCCTCAAGGAGAAGCCGGACCCCAAGACGGTTGAGGAGGTGGACGGGAAGCTGAAAAGCCTCCCCAAGGAGCTCAAGCGCTACCTGCACATCGCCCGGGAGGGGGAGGCGGCCAGGCAGCACCTCATTGAGGCCAACCTCAGGCTCGTGGTCTCCATCGCCAAGAAGTACACCGGTCGGGGCCTGAGCTTCCTGGACCTCATCCAGGAGGGCAACCAGGGCCTCATCCGGGCGGTGGAGAAGTTTGAGTACAAGCGCCGCTTCAAGTTCTCCACCTACGCCACCTGGTGGATCCGCCAGGCCATCAACCGGGCCATCGCCGACCAGGCCCGCACCATCCGCATCCCGGTCCACATGGTGGAGACCATCAACAAGCTCTCCCGCACCGCCAGACAGCTCCAGCAGGAGCTGGGCCGGGAGCCCTCCTACGAGGAGATCGCCGAGGCCATGGGCCCCGGCTGGGACGCCAAGCGGGTGGAGGAGACCCTAAAGATCGCCCAGGAGCCCGTCTCCCTGGAAACCCCCATCGGCGACGAGAAGGACAGCTTCTACGGCGACTTCATCCCCGACGAGAACCTGCCCTCCCCCGTGGAGGCGGCGGCCCAGAGCCTCCTCTCCGAGGAGCTGGAGAAGGCCCTTTCCAAGCTCTCCGAGCGGGAAGCCATGGTGCTGAAGCTCCGGAAAGGGCTCATTGACGGCCGGGAGCACACCCTCGAGGAGGTGGGGGCCTACTTTGGCGTGACCCGGGAGCGCATCCGCCAGATTGAGAACAAGGCCTTAAGGAAGCTCAAGTACCACGAGTCCCGCACCCGCAAGCTCCGGGACTTCTTGGACTAA
- the dnaG gene encoding DNA primase — MDLVQVVEAIKRRLSLKEVVSRYVALKPAGRGRWKGLCPFHQEKTPSFYVDEEKGLFHCFGCKAGGDLIAFVERIEGLDFQTALERLAEEAGVELPRRLGGERRKELYEVLKLAQAYFQEGLRAHPEAMAYLEGRGLSGESVGRFGLGYAPPKGDGLLTYLSRHGVSPEEGLKAGVLAEKEGRYYDRFRNRITFPIKDHLGRIVAFTGRALGDEAPKYLNSPETPLFRKREVLFAFPEAKARLREGRAIVVEGLFDAIALHQLGFSETVAVLGSGLSEEQARLLKTQEVREVYLAFDADEAGQKATLQSLDLEMARKFLFYAVRLPVKDPGELLLHPEGRALFGKALEEALPEVEFRFQEAAKGLDLSRPEHKRKVLEALTPRMLSPEPFDPVAERLKALVVERLGLSPKELADYLQARKRGRPLPPPPPPKAEPRNRTLLLELDVMALLLSLPEESFLNWVLYAADHVWPPEGSLLAEFLELARKEPRKDYLRSVLSRKEAGGILLERLMLAPEVDPSRLPEVMDKALARLREAYYLERRAKLKEIFLQNPSQELLREIQELDQAIEAERRIYRGL, encoded by the coding sequence ATGGATTTGGTCCAGGTGGTAGAGGCCATCAAGCGCCGCCTCTCCCTCAAGGAGGTGGTCTCCCGCTACGTGGCCCTGAAGCCGGCGGGCCGGGGGCGGTGGAAGGGCCTCTGCCCCTTTCACCAGGAGAAGACCCCCTCCTTCTACGTGGACGAGGAGAAGGGCCTCTTCCACTGCTTCGGCTGCAAGGCCGGGGGGGACCTCATCGCCTTCGTGGAGCGGATAGAGGGCCTGGACTTCCAGACCGCCCTGGAGCGCCTGGCGGAGGAGGCCGGGGTGGAGCTCCCCAGGCGCTTGGGCGGGGAGCGGCGCAAGGAGCTCTACGAGGTCTTGAAGCTGGCCCAGGCCTACTTCCAGGAGGGCCTAAGGGCCCACCCCGAGGCCATGGCCTACCTGGAGGGCCGGGGCCTTTCCGGGGAAAGCGTAGGGCGCTTCGGCCTGGGCTACGCGCCGCCCAAAGGGGACGGCCTCCTCACCTACCTCTCTCGCCACGGGGTGAGCCCCGAGGAGGGCCTAAAGGCGGGGGTTCTGGCGGAGAAGGAGGGGCGGTACTACGACCGCTTCCGAAACCGCATCACCTTCCCCATCAAGGACCACCTGGGCCGCATCGTGGCCTTCACCGGCAGGGCCCTGGGGGACGAGGCCCCCAAGTACCTGAACTCCCCGGAGACCCCCCTCTTCCGCAAGCGGGAGGTCCTCTTCGCCTTTCCCGAGGCCAAGGCCAGGCTCCGGGAGGGGCGGGCCATCGTGGTGGAGGGGCTTTTTGACGCCATCGCCCTCCACCAGCTGGGCTTTTCCGAGACCGTGGCCGTTTTGGGCTCGGGCCTCTCCGAGGAGCAGGCGAGGCTTCTGAAGACCCAGGAGGTGCGGGAGGTCTACCTGGCCTTTGACGCCGACGAGGCCGGGCAGAAGGCCACCCTGCAGAGCCTGGACCTGGAGATGGCGCGGAAGTTCCTCTTCTACGCCGTCCGCCTCCCCGTCAAGGACCCGGGAGAGCTCCTCCTTCACCCCGAGGGCCGGGCCCTCTTCGGGAAAGCCCTGGAGGAGGCCCTTCCCGAGGTGGAGTTCCGCTTCCAGGAGGCCGCCAAGGGCCTGGACCTCTCCCGGCCCGAGCACAAGCGGAAGGTCCTCGAGGCCCTCACCCCCAGGATGCTCTCCCCCGAGCCCTTTGACCCCGTGGCCGAGCGCCTGAAGGCCCTGGTGGTGGAGCGCCTGGGCCTCTCCCCCAAGGAGCTCGCCGACTACCTGCAGGCCCGCAAGCGGGGCAGGCCCCTCCCGCCCCCCCCGCCCCCCAAGGCCGAGCCCAGAAACCGTACCCTCCTCCTGGAGCTGGACGTGATGGCCCTCCTCCTCTCCCTGCCCGAGGAGAGCTTCTTAAACTGGGTCCTCTACGCCGCCGACCACGTCTGGCCCCCCGAGGGCTCCCTTCTGGCGGAGTTTTTGGAGCTGGCTCGCAAGGAGCCCCGCAAGGACTACCTGCGGAGCGTCCTGAGCCGCAAGGAGGCGGGGGGCATCCTCCTGGAGCGCCTCATGCTGGCCCCCGAGGTGGACCCCTCCCGCCTCCCCGAGGTCATGGACAAGGCCTTAGCCCGCCTGAGGGAGGCCTACTACCTGGAACGCCGAGCCAAGCTGAAGGAGATCTTCCTGCAAAACCCCAGCCAGGAACTCCTAAGGGAGATCCAGGAGCTAGACCAGGCCATAGAGGCGGAAAGGCGCATCTACCGGGGCCTTTAG
- a CDS encoding 2'-5' RNA ligase family protein, with translation MYGVLVWPPEDLRAFMEGLQAARGVRGFGPPHMNLRQPFDWPYEEEALKLALLGLLRGQAPFRVRLGRWGYFPQGVVYLRAYGGRPFQGLYQALEALAPPLKEIEGPSYIPHLTLALGLSEEAARDLAQSLPPPPRRSFLVKEVALVRSQDEGGFLEVARFPLG, from the coding sequence GTGTACGGGGTCCTGGTCTGGCCGCCCGAGGACCTCCGGGCTTTTATGGAGGGCCTGCAGGCGGCTCGTGGGGTGCGGGGCTTTGGCCCGCCTCACATGAACCTGCGCCAGCCCTTTGACTGGCCTTATGAAGAGGAGGCCTTGAAGCTGGCCCTCCTGGGCCTCCTCCGGGGCCAGGCTCCTTTCCGGGTGCGCCTTGGGAGGTGGGGGTACTTCCCCCAGGGGGTGGTTTACCTGAGGGCCTACGGAGGGAGGCCCTTCCAGGGGCTTTACCAGGCCCTCGAGGCCCTGGCCCCGCCCCTTAAGGAGATTGAGGGCCCCAGCTACATCCCCCACCTCACCCTGGCCCTGGGGCTTTCCGAGGAGGCGGCGAGGGACCTGGCCCAAAGCCTCCCCCCGCCCCCGCGCCGGTCTTTTCTGGTGAAGGAGGTGGCCCTGGTCAGGAGCCAGGACGAAGGGGGGTTCCTGGAGGTGGCCCGCTTTCCCCTCGGCTAA
- a CDS encoding aspartate kinase — protein MALVVQKYGGTSVGDLERIHKVAQRIAHYREKGHRLAVVVSAMGHTTDELIALAKRVNPRPPFRELDLLTTTGEQVSVALLSMQLWAMGIPAKGFVQHQIGIKTDGRYGDARILEVDPSRIVKALDEGYVAVIAGFMGTTEEGEITTLGRGGSDTTAVAIAAALGAKECEIYTDTEGVYTTDPHLIPEARKLEVIGYDQMLEMAALGARVLHPRAVYYAKRYGVVLHVRSSFSYNPGTLVKEVSMEMGKTVTGAALDLDHAQIGLIGIPDQPGIAAKVFQALADRGIAVDMIIQGVPGHDPSRQQMAFTVKKDFAQEALEALEPVLAEIGGEALLRPDIAKVSIVGVGLASAPEIPAKMFQAVASTGANIEMIATSEVRISVIIPAQYAEAALRAVHQAFELDKA, from the coding sequence GTGGCCCTGGTGGTTCAAAAGTACGGCGGCACCTCCGTGGGTGACCTGGAGCGCATCCACAAGGTGGCCCAGCGCATCGCCCACTACCGGGAAAAGGGGCACAGGCTGGCGGTGGTGGTCTCGGCCATGGGGCACACCACCGACGAGCTGATCGCTTTGGCCAAGCGGGTGAACCCGAGACCGCCTTTTCGGGAGTTGGACCTCCTCACCACCACGGGGGAGCAGGTCTCCGTGGCCCTTCTTTCCATGCAGCTATGGGCCATGGGCATTCCCGCCAAAGGGTTTGTCCAGCACCAGATCGGCATCAAGACCGACGGGCGCTACGGGGACGCCAGGATTTTAGAGGTGGACCCGAGCCGGATCGTGAAGGCCCTGGACGAGGGGTACGTGGCGGTCATCGCTGGCTTCATGGGCACCACGGAGGAGGGGGAGATCACCACCTTGGGCCGGGGCGGGTCCGACACCACCGCGGTGGCCATCGCCGCCGCCTTGGGGGCCAAGGAGTGCGAGATCTACACGGACACGGAGGGGGTCTACACCACCGACCCCCACCTGATCCCCGAGGCTAGGAAGCTAGAGGTCATCGGCTACGACCAGATGCTGGAGATGGCGGCTTTGGGGGCCAGGGTTCTCCACCCCAGGGCGGTCTACTACGCCAAGCGCTACGGGGTGGTCCTGCACGTGCGCAGTAGCTTCTCCTACAACCCCGGTACCCTGGTGAAGGAGGTAAGTATGGAGATGGGCAAGACGGTGACGGGGGCGGCTTTGGACCTGGACCACGCCCAGATCGGCCTCATCGGCATACCCGACCAGCCCGGTATCGCCGCCAAGGTCTTCCAGGCCCTGGCCGACAGGGGCATCGCCGTGGACATGATCATCCAGGGGGTGCCCGGCCACGACCCTTCCCGGCAGCAGATGGCCTTCACGGTCAAGAAGGACTTCGCCCAGGAGGCCCTCGAGGCCCTGGAGCCCGTTTTGGCGGAGATCGGGGGGGAGGCCCTCCTCAGGCCGGACATCGCCAAGGTGTCCATCGTGGGCGTGGGCCTGGCCTCGGCCCCGGAGATCCCCGCCAAGATGTTCCAGGCGGTGGCCTCCACCGGGGCCAACATTGAGATGATCGCCACCAGCGAGGTGCGCATCTCCGTCATCATCCCGGCCCAGTACGCCGAGGCCGCCCTGAGGGCCGTGCACCAGGCCTTTGAGCTGGACAAGGCCTGA
- a CDS encoding malate dehydrogenase: protein MKSPVRVAVTGAAGQIGYSLLFRIAAGEMLGKDQPIILQLLEIPQAMRALEGVVMELEDCAFPLLAGLEASDDPKVAFKDADYALLVGAAPRKAGMERRDLLELNGRIFAEQGRALAEVAKKDVKVLVVGNPANTNALIAYKNAPGLNPRNFTAMTRLDHNRAKAQLSKKTGVSVDRIRRITVWGNHSSTMFPDLFHAEVDGRPALELVDMKWYEEVFIPTVAQRGAAIIQARGASSAASAANAAIEHIRDWALGTPEGDFVSMAVPSQGEYGIPEEIVYSFPVTAKDGVYRIVEGLEINEFARKRMEITAQELLDEMAQVKALGLI from the coding sequence ATGAAAAGCCCCGTTCGCGTGGCGGTAACCGGCGCCGCAGGCCAGATCGGCTACAGCCTCCTCTTCCGCATCGCCGCGGGAGAGATGCTGGGCAAGGACCAGCCCATCATCCTGCAGCTTCTGGAAATCCCCCAGGCCATGAGAGCCCTGGAGGGCGTGGTCATGGAGCTGGAGGACTGCGCCTTTCCCCTCCTGGCCGGCCTCGAGGCCAGCGACGACCCCAAGGTGGCCTTCAAGGACGCCGACTACGCCCTCCTGGTGGGGGCGGCCCCCAGGAAGGCGGGCATGGAGAGGCGGGACCTCCTGGAGCTGAACGGCAGGATCTTCGCCGAGCAGGGCCGGGCCCTGGCGGAGGTGGCCAAGAAGGACGTGAAGGTGCTGGTGGTGGGCAACCCCGCCAACACCAACGCCCTCATCGCCTACAAGAACGCCCCCGGCCTCAACCCCAGGAACTTCACCGCCATGACCCGCCTGGACCACAATCGGGCCAAGGCCCAGCTCAGCAAGAAGACCGGGGTGAGCGTGGACCGGATCCGCCGGATCACCGTCTGGGGCAACCACTCCTCCACCATGTTCCCCGACCTCTTCCACGCCGAGGTGGACGGGCGGCCCGCTCTGGAGCTGGTGGACATGAAGTGGTACGAGGAGGTCTTCATCCCCACCGTGGCCCAGAGGGGGGCGGCCATCATCCAGGCCCGGGGGGCCTCCTCCGCCGCCAGCGCCGCCAACGCCGCCATTGAGCACATCCGCGACTGGGCCCTGGGCACCCCCGAGGGGGACTTTGTCTCCATGGCCGTCCCCTCCCAGGGGGAGTACGGCATCCCCGAGGAGATCGTCTACTCCTTCCCCGTGACCGCCAAGGACGGGGTCTACCGGATCGTGGAGGGCCTAGAGATCAACGAGTTCGCCCGAAAGCGCATGGAGATCACCGCCCAGGAGCTTCTGGACGAGATGGCCCAGGTGAAGGCCCTGGGGCTGATCTGA